From the Palaemon carinicauda isolate YSFRI2023 chromosome 4, ASM3689809v2, whole genome shotgun sequence genome, the window TGTTCTTTAAGGCACCCTAActcctcttttcttttctttccctgTTCTTTAAGGTACCCTAActcctcttctcttttctttccCTGTTCTTTAAGGCACCCTAActcctcttctcttttctttccCTGTTCTTTAAGGCACTTAactcctcttctctcttctttccctGTTCTTTAAGGCGCCCTAActcctcttctcttttctttccCTGTTCTTTAAGGCACTCTAactcctcttctctcttctttccctGTTCTTTAAGGCGCTCTAActcctcttctctcttttttcccTGTTCTTTAAGGCGCTCTAactcctcttctctcttctttccctGTTCTTTAAGGCACCCTAActcctcttctcttttcttttcctgTTCTTTAAGGTACCCTAActcctcttctcttttctttccttGTTCTTTAAGGCGCTCTAActcctcttctcttttctttccCTGTTCTTTAAGGCACTCTAactcctcttctctcttctttccctGTTCTTTAAGGAGCTCTAactcttcttctctctttttttcctgttCTTTAAGGCGCTCTAACTCCTCTTCTCTCTTGTTTTCCTGTTCTTTAAGGTACTCCATCTCCTCTTTCTTCTTTCCTTGTTCGTTGCATAGCTTATCACCTTTCTGTTTCTCAAAatattcttccttctcctcctcattgCCTCCTTTGTCACTATGCATTTGTGTTTTATCAAAACCCTTCTGTTTATTTGCCAACTCGCATTCATTTTCTGCCAAATTTTCTTGAAGTCTTTCTTGTTGACGTGCCATTTCGACAATCCAGTTTTTCAAAAAACACATTTCTCCTTTAAGTACCTGTATTTCTTCTTGCAGTACCTTATTACGCCTTCTCTCACTACCTGCTTTTGATATAGCCTCCATTTCTTTCTCGCGCAacttttcattttctctctttaaatcctGCAACTCATCTAAAAGAACCTCATTCTTACCTTTCAAGTTTTCTTCCAGTTTTGCACTATCGgtctccgcctcctcctcctcctcatcctcctcctcctcctcgctgaCGCCTGGGCCATCGATGGACAGTTTCTCGACGGAATCTGTGTTCTGTTGGGCGATGGGGGTCACTTCTTGAGCCTTCAATGAATCTCCTTTCTCGCTTGAAAGCGTGGGTTCAAATTCAAATTGTACACTTTCAACCCTactttccttttcagtgtttgttccTTCTTTCTTTGCAAAGAATAATTTCCTTATTAAACCACCTCCTAAAGTCAACGTGGCGAAACCAGCCAATATAAAGCCCATATTCTTGGAACTGTGAGTTCCATCCGCCGTTCCAGCAACGAATTTTGACAAGTAGGTTCCCCTTTTTTCTTCGTTTATTTTGCCCCCCAGATTATTTTACTTgttttcgggagagagagagagagagagagagagagagagagagagagagagagagagagaggagagagagagagagagagagattcgccttCAGATTTCCTGCAGCTGATCTGCAGGAAATCTGAaggcgaatatctctctctctctctccctctctctctctctctctctctctctctctagagagagagagagagagagagagagagagagagagattcgccttTTACAAGAGTGTAAAAGTTaacaattctggtgaagttttttagctaagaaggggggggggggggccgctaaCGACACAACTAATACAGAAGAGAGTAAGAAAAACATTATACTATTATATTACCAACCATCTTTTTAGCCCTTAGACTcccaaaaaaaatatacataactgTACATTCTCAGTTAATCTATATTAcgcctagatattttttttttctgcttcagaTAAAAGCAGTCACTTGTTTGAATTTATCTGcaaatttcttaataaaatataTGTCCATGTTAAGAGAATTATATTGGACGTTACTAGCCCCTGTAGAATACAGGTCTCAGACTTTTCATTCctattgcgtctgtttatgatctttttatgttAGTCCACAccctgcatatatgcatataaaaatattatgaatatatatatatatatatatatatatatatatatatatatatatatatatatatatatattcacatatacgtgtatctatctatctatctatctatctatctatctatctatctatatatatatatatatatatatatatatatatatatatatatatatatatatatatatatatatatatatatatatatatatatataagtatataaataaaaatggatgtatagattgatagatacacgtatatatgaatatatacttcatatttatataaatatatatatatatatatatatatatatatatatatatatatatatataaatatatatatatatatatatatatatataaatatatatatatatatacatatatatatatatatgtatatatatatttatatatatatatactgtatactgtatgtatatatatataatatatatatatatatatatatatatatattatatatatatagatatatatatatatatatatatatatatatatatatatataaatatagaagcaTATATAGATTGATTAGAtgcacgtatatatgaatatatacttttcatatatatatgtacatacttatatatatatatatatatatatatatatatatatatatatatatatatatatatatgtatatatatatatatatatatatatatatatatatatatatatatatatatatatatatatatatatatatttatctatctatatatatgtatatatatatttaaatatatatatacatatatatatatatatatatatatatatatatatatgtatctatatatttatatataaaatatatatatatatatatatatatatatatatatatatatatatatatatatatgtatgtgtatatacatatatatatatatatatatatatatatatatatatatatatatatctatatatatatatatatatatatatatatatatatatatatatatataatatatatatatatatatatatatataagtatataaacatacatggatATAAAGATTGATAGatacacgtatatatgaatatatgattttatatatatatatatatatatatatatatatatatatatatatatatatatatatatatatatatatatatatatgtatatatacgtatctatttaaatgcatatttacatatatatctgtttatatatatatatatatatatatatatatatatatattatatatatatatatatatatatatataaatgtatgtatatatatattcatatatatatatacatacatatatataaataaatatatatatatatatatatatatatatatatatatatatatatatatatatacatatatatatatatatatatatatatatatatatatatatatatacatatttatttatatgcacatttacatatatatatatatatatatatatatatatatatatatatatatatatatatatatatatatatatatatatatatatatatatatatatatatatatacacaaacacatatatatatatatatatatatatatatatatatatatatatattcttatatatacatacacacacacacacacacacacatatatatatatatatatatatatatatatatatatatatattatatatatatatatatatatatatatatatatatatatatatatatatatatagtgtgtaaacaaatgtgtatatatatatatatatatatatatatatatatatatatatatatatatatatatatatataaatatatatatatatatagatatatacatatatatatatatatatatatatatatatatatatatatatatatatatatatatatatgtatatatctatatatatatatatatatatatatatatatatatatatatatatatatatatatttatatatatatatatatatatatatatatatatatatatatatata encodes:
- the LOC137639616 gene encoding golgin subfamily A member 6-like protein 7 translates to MGFILAGFATLTLGGGLIRKLFFAKKEGTNTEKESRVESVQFEFEPTLSSEKGDSLKAQEVTPIAQQNTDSVEKLSIDGPGVSEEEEEDEEEEEAETDSAKLEENLKGKNEVLLDELQDLKRENEKLREKEMEAISKAGSERRRNKVLQEEIQVLKGEMCFLKNWIVEMARQQERLQENLAENECELANKQKGFDKTQMHSDKGGNEEEKEEYFEKQKGDKLCNEQGKKKEEMEYLKEQENKREEELERLKEQEKKREEELELLKEQGKKREEELECLKEQGKKREEELERLKEQGKKREEELGYLKEQEKKREEELGCLKEQGKKREEELERLKEQGKKREEELERLKEQGKKREEELECLKEQGKKREEELGRLKEQGKKREEELSALKNRERKEKRS